In the Helianthus annuus cultivar XRQ/B chromosome 11, HanXRQr2.0-SUNRISE, whole genome shotgun sequence genome, one interval contains:
- the LOC110889406 gene encoding scarecrow-like protein 15 isoform X1: MKLPFVSSIAAEPKSVLDIRRSPPSPVTGTSSELTSFAYDSFEHGMINNQVDEWDSDSLMRELGLYDDSNTNSNSNTNNSNNNSNRSSGYPLDLPDLPSFFYSDFDQNLNQNLFDLNNLMSEEDATHTNEFDYRIELTRLAECFETQSFQLAQVILSRLNQRLRSPTGKPLQRAAFYFKEAIQNLFNGSTSTTRSLQSCTSYEIVQVIKAYRTFSTVSPIPMFSSFTANQAILDAVDGVMIVHVIDFDIGFGGHWASFLKAVAEKAEARKVHSPAVRITAVVPEEYEPESRLIRDNLHQFSTDLKLRFEINFVSIRAFEFASFKSIKFINGEKTAVLLSPMIFRRIGSGFVNDLRRVSPTVVVYVDGELNGSGASFFSKAVIDGVELYTTVLESLEAANVAGGAGGDWIKSIEMFVLLPKIIAAVEDGGRNVSPWREAFGRAGLRPVAMSQFGEFQAECLVRRVQVRGFHVVKQHAEMMLCWHDRPLVATLHLLSFFLAFVRRGVCSERDAGWVGLRPQLA; this comes from the exons TCGAACATGGAATGATTAATAATCAGGTTGACGAATGGGATTCTGATTCTCTCATGAGAGAATTAGGGCTTTACGATGATTCTAACACTAATTCTAATTCTAATACTAATAATTCGAACAATAATTCGAATAGATCATCTGGTTATCCTCTAGATCTACCAGATCTTCCGTCCTTTTTTTATTCAGATTTCGATCAAAATTTGAACCAAAACCTTTTCGATTTGAATAATTTGATGAGTGAAGAAGATGCGACTCACACGAACGAGTTCGATTATAGAATCGAGTTGACTCGGTTAGCCGAGTGCTTCGAAACGCAGTCGTTTCAGCTCGCGCAAGTGATACTCTCGCGGCTGAACCAGCGGCTCCGTTCACCTACCGGAAAACCGCTTCAACGAGCTGCGTTTTACTTCAAAGAAGCGATTCAGAATCTGTTTAATGGATCTACGTCTACTACTAGAAGCTTACAGAGTTGTACGTCGTATGAAAttgtacaagtgattaaagcgTACCGGACGTTTTCAACTGTTTCTCCGATTCCGATGTTCTCTAGCTTTACTGCAAATCAAGCGATCCTTGATGCGGTTGACGGTGTGATGATCGTCCACGTCATCGATTTCGACATCGGTTTTGGCGGTCATTGGGCGTCGTTTCTGAAAGCGGTTGCGGAGAAGGCGGAGGCGCGTAAAGTTCACTCACCGGCGGTGAGAATCACCGCCGTAGTTCCGGAAGAATACGAACCGGAATCGCGATTGATTCGAGATAATCTACATCAATTCTCTACAGATCTGAAACTACGTTTCGAGATCAATTTCGTTTCAATTCGCGCGTTTGAATTCGCATCGTTTAAATCGATTAAGTTTATTAACGGAGAGAAAACCGCCGTTCTTCTCTCGCCGATGATTTTCCGGCGAATTGGATCTGGTTTTGTTAACGATCTCCGGCGAGTTTCTCCAACCGTCGTGGTGTACGTCGACGGCGAATTGAACGGATCTGGAGCGTCGTTTTTTAGTAAAGCGGTTATCGACGGTGTTGAATTGTACACGACGGTTCTAGAATCGCTAGAGGCGGCGAACGTCGCCGGCGGTGCTGGAGGTGACTGGATAAAGAGTATTGAGATGTTTGTGTTACTGCCGAAGATAATAGCGGCGGTGGAGGACGGCGGTCGGAATGTGAGTCCGTGGCGGGAGGCGTTCGGTAGGGCGGGGCTCCGGCCGGTGGCGATGAGTCAGTTTGGTGAGTTTCAGGCGGAGTGTTTGGTCCGGCGAGTGCAGGTCAGAGGGTTTCATGTGGTGAAACAACATGCAGAGATGATGCTTTGCTGGCATGATAGGCCACTTGTTGCCAC GTTGCACCTCCTGAGCTTCTTCCTCGCTTTTGTACGACGTGGAGTTTGTTCTGAGAGAGATGCGGGTTGGGTTGGACTCCGTCCACAATTAGCATAG
- the LOC110889406 gene encoding scarecrow-like protein 15 isoform X3 — MKLPFVSSIAAEPKSVLDIRRSPPSPVTGTSSELTSFAYDSFEHGMINNQVDEWDSDSLMRELGLYDDSNTNSNSNTNNSNNNSNRSSGYPLDLPDLPSFFYSDFDQNLNQNLFDLNNLMSEEDATHTNEFDYRIELTRLAECFETQSFQLAQVILSRLNQRLRSPTGKPLQRAAFYFKEAIQNLFNGSTSTTRSLQSCTSYEIVQVIKAYRTFSTVSPIPMFSSFTANQAILDAVDGVMIVHVIDFDIGFGGHWASFLKAVAEKAEARKVHSPAVRITAVVPEEYEPESRLIRDNLHQFSTDLKLRFEINFVSIRAFEFASFKSIKFINGEKTAVLLSPMIFRRIGSGFVNDLRRVSPTVVVYVDGELNGSGASFFSKAVIDGVELYTTVLESLEAANVAGGAGGDWIKSIEMFVLLPKIIAAVEDGGRNVSPWREAFGRAGLRPVAMSQFGEFQAECLVRRVQVRGFHVVKQHAEMMLCWHDRPLVATSVWSF, encoded by the coding sequence TCGAACATGGAATGATTAATAATCAGGTTGACGAATGGGATTCTGATTCTCTCATGAGAGAATTAGGGCTTTACGATGATTCTAACACTAATTCTAATTCTAATACTAATAATTCGAACAATAATTCGAATAGATCATCTGGTTATCCTCTAGATCTACCAGATCTTCCGTCCTTTTTTTATTCAGATTTCGATCAAAATTTGAACCAAAACCTTTTCGATTTGAATAATTTGATGAGTGAAGAAGATGCGACTCACACGAACGAGTTCGATTATAGAATCGAGTTGACTCGGTTAGCCGAGTGCTTCGAAACGCAGTCGTTTCAGCTCGCGCAAGTGATACTCTCGCGGCTGAACCAGCGGCTCCGTTCACCTACCGGAAAACCGCTTCAACGAGCTGCGTTTTACTTCAAAGAAGCGATTCAGAATCTGTTTAATGGATCTACGTCTACTACTAGAAGCTTACAGAGTTGTACGTCGTATGAAAttgtacaagtgattaaagcgTACCGGACGTTTTCAACTGTTTCTCCGATTCCGATGTTCTCTAGCTTTACTGCAAATCAAGCGATCCTTGATGCGGTTGACGGTGTGATGATCGTCCACGTCATCGATTTCGACATCGGTTTTGGCGGTCATTGGGCGTCGTTTCTGAAAGCGGTTGCGGAGAAGGCGGAGGCGCGTAAAGTTCACTCACCGGCGGTGAGAATCACCGCCGTAGTTCCGGAAGAATACGAACCGGAATCGCGATTGATTCGAGATAATCTACATCAATTCTCTACAGATCTGAAACTACGTTTCGAGATCAATTTCGTTTCAATTCGCGCGTTTGAATTCGCATCGTTTAAATCGATTAAGTTTATTAACGGAGAGAAAACCGCCGTTCTTCTCTCGCCGATGATTTTCCGGCGAATTGGATCTGGTTTTGTTAACGATCTCCGGCGAGTTTCTCCAACCGTCGTGGTGTACGTCGACGGCGAATTGAACGGATCTGGAGCGTCGTTTTTTAGTAAAGCGGTTATCGACGGTGTTGAATTGTACACGACGGTTCTAGAATCGCTAGAGGCGGCGAACGTCGCCGGCGGTGCTGGAGGTGACTGGATAAAGAGTATTGAGATGTTTGTGTTACTGCCGAAGATAATAGCGGCGGTGGAGGACGGCGGTCGGAATGTGAGTCCGTGGCGGGAGGCGTTCGGTAGGGCGGGGCTCCGGCCGGTGGCGATGAGTCAGTTTGGTGAGTTTCAGGCGGAGTGTTTGGTCCGGCGAGTGCAGGTCAGAGGGTTTCATGTGGTGAAACAACATGCAGAGATGATGCTTTGCTGGCATGATAGGCCACTTGTTGCCACGTCAGTATGGAGTTTTTaa
- the LOC110889407 gene encoding G-box-binding factor 1 isoform X1, producing MGTGEERSPAKQSKPTSTQETPPSTYLDWSSSMQTLNCDSGVVPSFFVSSTVTPPVPHPYMWAGQYPMMPPYGTPVPYPSVYPPAGVYGHPSMPMPNTEMETKASNGKVKVNKKSKGSHGNVNDTGVRAGESGKTASSSGNDGATQSAESGNNGSSDANDEDTQQEHSGSKKGSFHQMLADGSSTYLSNARNNNHVASMPATTNLYMGMNMWTPPTGSVSQPVTPPPIMADRWVQDERELKRQKRKQDNRESARRSRMRKQAECEALQATVETLNNENHSLRDELQRLSEACGKLTAENDSIKDELTRSIGPEAVTKPDAQLESQTNEGDS from the exons ATGGGGACAGGGGAAGAACGCTCACCCGCAAAACAATCCAAACCTACTTCAACTCAG GAGACACCTCCATCCACATATCTTGATTGGTCAAGCTCTATGCAG ACTCTAAATTGTGACTCTGGAGTTGTTCCGTCTTTCTTTGTCTCATCAACTGTTACGCCTCCGGTTCCTCATCCATATATGTGGGCAGGCCAG TATCCCATGATGCCACCTTATGGGACTCCCGTTCCGTACCCGTCTGTATACCCGCCAGCAGGCGTTTATGGTCATCCTAGTATGCCGATg CCAAACACAGAAATGGAAACAAAGGCCTCTAACGGGAAAGTCAAGGTCAACAAAAAGTCAAAGGGGAGTCACGGAAATGTCAACGATACTGGTGTTAGGGCTGGAGAGAGTGGGAAGACAGCTTCGAGTTCAGGGAATGACGGTGCCACACAAAG TGCCGAAAGTGGAAATAACGGTTCATCTGATGCAAATGATGAGGATACCCAACAG GAACATTCTGGAAGCAAAAAGGGAAGCTTCCATCAGATGCTTGCGGACGGTAGTTCTACATACTTAT CGAATGCACGAAACAACAATCATGTAGCTTCTATGCCTGCTACCACCAATCTTTATATGGGGATGAATATGTGGACCCCACCTACTGGATCTGTGTCACAACCGGTGACCCCGCCACCGATAATGGCTGATCGGTGGGTTCAG GATGAACGAGAATTGAAAAGGCAGAAACGGAAGCAAGACAACAGAGAGTCGGCTAGAAGATCAAGGATGCGCAAGCAG gcTGAGTGTGAAGCGCTACAAGCAACAGTAGAGACGCTAAATAACGAGAATCACTCACTTAGGGATGAGCTGCAGAGGCTTTCTGAGGCATGTGGGAAGCTTACAGCTGAAAATGATTCGATAAAG GATGAGTTAACCCGGTCTATTGGACCTGAAGCTGTGACAAAACCGGATGCACAACTTGAATCTCAAACCAACGAAGGCGACAGTTGA
- the LOC110889406 gene encoding scarecrow-like protein 15 isoform X2: protein MKLPFVSSIAAEPKSVLDIRRSPPSPVTGTSSELTSFAYDSFEHGMINNQVDEWDSDSLMRELGLYDDSNTNSNSNTNNSNNNSNRSSGYPLDLPDLPSFFYSDFDQNLNQNLFDLNNLMSEEDATHTNEFDYRIELTRLAECFETQSFQLAQVILSRLNQRLRSPTGKPLQRAAFYFKEAIQNLFNGSTSTTRSLQSCTSYEIVQVIKAYRTFSTVSPIPMFSSFTANQAILDAVDGVMIVHVIDFDIGFGGHWASFLKAVAEKAEARKVHSPAVRITAVVPEEYEPESRLIRDNLHQFSTDLKLRFEINFVSIRAFEFASFKSIKFINGEKTAVLLSPMIFRRIGSGFVNDLRRVSPTVVVYVDGELNGSGASFFSKAVIDGVELYTTVLESLEAANVAGGAGGDWIKSIEMFVLLPKIIAAVEDGGRNVSPWREAFGRAGLRPVAMSQFGEFQAECLVRRVQVRGFHVVKQHAEMMLCWHDRPLVATVGAVETE from the exons TCGAACATGGAATGATTAATAATCAGGTTGACGAATGGGATTCTGATTCTCTCATGAGAGAATTAGGGCTTTACGATGATTCTAACACTAATTCTAATTCTAATACTAATAATTCGAACAATAATTCGAATAGATCATCTGGTTATCCTCTAGATCTACCAGATCTTCCGTCCTTTTTTTATTCAGATTTCGATCAAAATTTGAACCAAAACCTTTTCGATTTGAATAATTTGATGAGTGAAGAAGATGCGACTCACACGAACGAGTTCGATTATAGAATCGAGTTGACTCGGTTAGCCGAGTGCTTCGAAACGCAGTCGTTTCAGCTCGCGCAAGTGATACTCTCGCGGCTGAACCAGCGGCTCCGTTCACCTACCGGAAAACCGCTTCAACGAGCTGCGTTTTACTTCAAAGAAGCGATTCAGAATCTGTTTAATGGATCTACGTCTACTACTAGAAGCTTACAGAGTTGTACGTCGTATGAAAttgtacaagtgattaaagcgTACCGGACGTTTTCAACTGTTTCTCCGATTCCGATGTTCTCTAGCTTTACTGCAAATCAAGCGATCCTTGATGCGGTTGACGGTGTGATGATCGTCCACGTCATCGATTTCGACATCGGTTTTGGCGGTCATTGGGCGTCGTTTCTGAAAGCGGTTGCGGAGAAGGCGGAGGCGCGTAAAGTTCACTCACCGGCGGTGAGAATCACCGCCGTAGTTCCGGAAGAATACGAACCGGAATCGCGATTGATTCGAGATAATCTACATCAATTCTCTACAGATCTGAAACTACGTTTCGAGATCAATTTCGTTTCAATTCGCGCGTTTGAATTCGCATCGTTTAAATCGATTAAGTTTATTAACGGAGAGAAAACCGCCGTTCTTCTCTCGCCGATGATTTTCCGGCGAATTGGATCTGGTTTTGTTAACGATCTCCGGCGAGTTTCTCCAACCGTCGTGGTGTACGTCGACGGCGAATTGAACGGATCTGGAGCGTCGTTTTTTAGTAAAGCGGTTATCGACGGTGTTGAATTGTACACGACGGTTCTAGAATCGCTAGAGGCGGCGAACGTCGCCGGCGGTGCTGGAGGTGACTGGATAAAGAGTATTGAGATGTTTGTGTTACTGCCGAAGATAATAGCGGCGGTGGAGGACGGCGGTCGGAATGTGAGTCCGTGGCGGGAGGCGTTCGGTAGGGCGGGGCTCCGGCCGGTGGCGATGAGTCAGTTTGGTGAGTTTCAGGCGGAGTGTTTGGTCCGGCGAGTGCAGGTCAGAGGGTTTCATGTGGTGAAACAACATGCAGAGATGATGCTTTGCTGGCATGATAGGCCACTTGTTGCCAC GGTAGGTGCAGTGGAGACAGAATAA
- the LOC110889407 gene encoding G-box-binding factor 1 isoform X2, protein MGTGEERSPAKQSKPTSTQETPPSTYLDWSSSMQTLNCDSGVVPSFFVSSTVTPPVPHPYMWAGQYPMMPPYGTPVPYPSVYPPAGVYGHPSMPMPNTEMETKASNGKVKVNKKSKGSHGNVNDTGVRAGESGKTASSSGNDGATQSAESGNNGSSDANDEDTQQEHSGSKKGSFHQMLADANARNNNHVASMPATTNLYMGMNMWTPPTGSVSQPVTPPPIMADRWVQDERELKRQKRKQDNRESARRSRMRKQAECEALQATVETLNNENHSLRDELQRLSEACGKLTAENDSIKDELTRSIGPEAVTKPDAQLESQTNEGDS, encoded by the exons ATGGGGACAGGGGAAGAACGCTCACCCGCAAAACAATCCAAACCTACTTCAACTCAG GAGACACCTCCATCCACATATCTTGATTGGTCAAGCTCTATGCAG ACTCTAAATTGTGACTCTGGAGTTGTTCCGTCTTTCTTTGTCTCATCAACTGTTACGCCTCCGGTTCCTCATCCATATATGTGGGCAGGCCAG TATCCCATGATGCCACCTTATGGGACTCCCGTTCCGTACCCGTCTGTATACCCGCCAGCAGGCGTTTATGGTCATCCTAGTATGCCGATg CCAAACACAGAAATGGAAACAAAGGCCTCTAACGGGAAAGTCAAGGTCAACAAAAAGTCAAAGGGGAGTCACGGAAATGTCAACGATACTGGTGTTAGGGCTGGAGAGAGTGGGAAGACAGCTTCGAGTTCAGGGAATGACGGTGCCACACAAAG TGCCGAAAGTGGAAATAACGGTTCATCTGATGCAAATGATGAGGATACCCAACAG GAACATTCTGGAAGCAAAAAGGGAAGCTTCCATCAGATGCTTGCGGACG CGAATGCACGAAACAACAATCATGTAGCTTCTATGCCTGCTACCACCAATCTTTATATGGGGATGAATATGTGGACCCCACCTACTGGATCTGTGTCACAACCGGTGACCCCGCCACCGATAATGGCTGATCGGTGGGTTCAG GATGAACGAGAATTGAAAAGGCAGAAACGGAAGCAAGACAACAGAGAGTCGGCTAGAAGATCAAGGATGCGCAAGCAG gcTGAGTGTGAAGCGCTACAAGCAACAGTAGAGACGCTAAATAACGAGAATCACTCACTTAGGGATGAGCTGCAGAGGCTTTCTGAGGCATGTGGGAAGCTTACAGCTGAAAATGATTCGATAAAG GATGAGTTAACCCGGTCTATTGGACCTGAAGCTGTGACAAAACCGGATGCACAACTTGAATCTCAAACCAACGAAGGCGACAGTTGA